Genomic segment of Panicum virgatum strain AP13 chromosome 2K, P.virgatum_v5, whole genome shotgun sequence:
TATACAACCACATATACAGTGCCGATGAACCTCAAGAGCAGTTTTAtacacttaatattacaagttcgatATAGATGAGTTTCAAGCTTCACTTAcgagccttgggctcacgatagtcatattaaacagaaacttaaaatttattgcatttacatatTCTCACGGAGCTCGACTACGATAAAGACATACTAAgataatgatgccttgctcaaggacatcatcacagcCACAatgacctactcctcccccgcattTGGATCGGcagggtagaagtggccgaacaccacttccggctcacctgtaactaggtttagaaagcaacctgagtacaaaaggtactcgcaagacttacgcgattaaataaataaggatcatgcaatggctcaagtaaaaattttaaggttaagtaattattgcatcagcaatagctctctacactatcacctatcacaATTAATTAATATTGCTCAAACCCCCATTAAATTTTAGTTAGTTACGAGTATAACATATAAAGTGACACAGAGGTGCCCTGAACCATTTCCATCATAACCGAATTTCTACaaggagttcatgggataaagagcttgctcataaccgagagcgcggcaattcgaattgattaaaaaaccttgcaaggtactactttacccacacgacgcgaggaccatgcgactcacccaaccggccagAGTTGGATAAGGGGATACTCGTGTCAGCCGTTCCCAGcgaggctcgatcattgaaatcttcacactTAGCTTACGCATAGAGACTTAGTTTTCAtcgaggacatctctaaacttttctacacataggtccacccggggacacctctaagcctctctgcatagcccttagccacgtatctagaactgcacatcaatgatcaagtcaaagaagataATTGGCTTATccataccattatattggatatgtggtagcacggaaaggtgctcaaagccgacgtcatccacggacggtccttaaacgatccaagcggactatgcccatgtgactccaTTCTCTAGGTCATACCATTCcactcgaatctcgatactaccaaactcttaacaactcaaccgaaccagtgcgatcaagagtaaccggtaaatgtgatcctccaaaccattcctgtctagcgagcaatataagtattctaagcagggctaagcatctagtcaagttaagtaattaactaactaGTGCCAAAAACAAAGATAACAAATCAAAGAAGGACTATGCATAAAGATAGGTAAAAAatacaatacatacatactatacatatatagcccaacaatacccaagtggaatagctaaactaaatcagattagacaggtgcaaggaatatgcttagctgcttgtcttggttaacttcgggctcgaccacgaacgggactccgggttcaggctcaacggactcggtgggctctacaggttcgacctccgacggttcggtcactgTAATACATGAatgtgatgcaagaattaagaaataaaCTAAACAACAaccataaatcatgaaataatttgaaCATGCCGATAACATTGCAATGAACTCaagaaaattgaatttgaaggaaaataattttcctataattaatcataaatatattagttttcaGCTATTCAAAACAAGATAAATCGGAAAAGACATTCAATCTtatctaaacaaatccaagaaaattatcttagatACTAGGGATGAAAACAAAGCTACAAAAACTAGTTTTACTATTTTCccactttccagcaaaaagttctatattaaactaTTTTCAGATAAAGCAtaagaaaacaagctaaaactttgataaacagcaaggaagcatgtgaaCAAGTTGCAGCACtgaaactacacctcacaaggagtctaacaaaatttagtttgaaatttttttagagcaatactcaaataactaagcattaaactcacttttgcaagataaatctacaacaaagtaacatatgaaaattatttttcctaagtagatctgaGTGATACGAacccaacaaaataagtttcatatttttcgaagctatacacgaatttctatggatttcGCAAGATTGCAGACAAATAAAATCTAATGAAACCCCAGCAAAATTGCTAGGTGCACCCGGATCCGGCCACACCCGTCAGGCCAGAGGCCGACCGGTGGGCCCCACGGGCAGGCGCCCCTGGGCCAGGTCAAGGCAGGCCGGGCGGCCTTGACCCGGGGCGTGCGCGCGCCCACGGCGCGGCCCGCGCGCGcaacgcggcggcgctggcgaacGGCGGCACGACAGAGGCAGGGCCGGAGCGGGCCAGGGGAGGCGCGCACagggatgaggaggaggcggcgagccTCACCAGCGACGGCGCGGACGGGCATCGGCGACGGACGAGCGACGCGGTGGCgttgggcggcgcggcggcggccctgcgcggcgAGGGAGAAGGTCGGGTAAGAAGGGGAACGGGTCGAGGAGGGGTAGGAGATGCTCCCCTCGCGAAGAATCGACGAGGGACACAGCGAGGGCGACGAACCGTGGCGGCGACGGAGCTCGGGGCGGTTGTGGCAATGGTGGATTTGGGATCGaatggctagggtttgagggggcTGTGGAGGATAAGGGCGAGCGGCAGGATGCGCGAGGGAGGACGAGCGTGGCACGGCacccaaggatggccggcgcgtgtccccaggatggccggcggcggggcgacgcgTGTGTGCCGCGAAACAGAGCAGGGAGGAGAATggtggctgacaggtgggcccggcgaggggattttttttcttttttttttctctgggcTGTGACAATCTCCATCTGATCGCTGCGAATGATGGATTAGTGATAGGCCATGGGATCTCTGGAGCCCCATGCAGCAGATGGGCAAGCAGCTCAACCACCCATTAGCCTCCCTAAGATCATGCATCTATGCCTGCCTGCCAAATCTTCTGAGTTCTGACTGGTACCAATGCTTTTCAGTAGCCGTTCGAGCAATCCAAGCAAGCCGGTTTAGGGTCCGTGGCTAAAGTTGAGTACAAAATTTTAACATCTATTAGCACTTAGCACTTAGGAGTATCTTTACAAAAATCTTTGAATTTTTAGCTAAATTTTACTCAATCTTATTAACACTCCTGTTTGGATacactagtgctaaagtttagcacttttgCCCATTAGTATTTGGATCCAAAGAAGTCTTATTAGGTCATGTCGCAACGCAAGAGGACGTGACAGGTGTGGATCAGAGAGGCATTCAAGCAATTTGTAATCTGTGTACGGGAATGGGATCCTAACCGCAGCAGGACCGCGCTGCAGGCCTCCTGAGCAGCGACATCTCCGCGTTCAATAATTCCCCTCGAGCCAATAATGCGCGCATCACACCCGGCCGCCGCTACAGTCCACGGAGCGGCCCTGGAATCTTGTGCGCTACACGGCGACCCCTCCCAGCTACTATGAGTATGCGCTTGTCCGCACCCGCGGCCCGCCCCCATCGCGCGGGCCCCAGTTCCTCTTCCTCGCTGCCGCGACTGGTGGCTCGTCGCTGCCCGCAGCGGGTCGTCGCAATCAtgctcgctgccgccgctcgcaAGGACAAACGGCGCCGGGGTgaggctgcctgcctgcctgtccggccggggccggggccggggccgtcGCGGGCAGCGCCTCGGGGCCTGGAGGACGCGGCGCTCGTCGCCAAGTGTCCGCCGGGACGGGACGATTGCGGCGACCaccggggagggggcggcgaggGGTGGACGGCATCATGGTAAAGGCCGCTCGGCAACCTTACCCAGCAGGCCAGCACGATCCAATCGAAACCCCAAGTGGGTGATCcgcacgcgccgcgcgccgcgtagCATAATGTAGCCGCGGatggcgccgccgtgccggcacCTGAATGGCTCGATCCCGGGTCTGAACTGATCGGCGTCGACCATCATCGATCACGTGCGCGCAGGCAGTGACTCTGTTCGCTGGGCTGAAACTGGTGCTGgagtgatgtgagagaaaaatactgttggttaGTTGGTggctggaagctggtgctggaacagtgtgagaggaaaacactgttGAGCTGGAGACTGGTGGAGCTGCCGAACATAGTGAGCGCGGTGAGATCCAGCTTGAATGCTCGAACCGGACTGTTCGCCCGCACACGATCCGGACCAACCCTACCCCTACGAGAGTGACCTGACAGAGCCGTTCGCCCGAGTCAACACACCGGCCGGCCTAACGTGTTCAGGTTGGGCAGGCAGATGGCCTGCTCTTCAACAATTCTGGTCGCCGTCGCCTGTTCCTTCGAACGAAAAAAAAAGGAGCCATCGATCGCATCGCCTCTCTTCTCCTGTTCTGACAGGTATCCCCGCAGTTTTAACTGAACGTTTCCGAGGCGTTGAACGCAGGGGAACGAAGAAACCGGTGGAGTTTTGATGAACCCATGCAACACTGGTAGGCGGGCGAGCCTCGGATGATACGCGTGTACCGTCACGCAATCTCCGAGCAGTAACGCCGGGATATTCGGCCGGCATGGTACTCGCCGTTCATGTGCGACAAGGAGCCAAGGATCTTTACTCGTGATGGATACTACGTCCGGCTTGGAGATGGGGATTGCAGGAATTGAATTTTGATCCATGAATGCTGCATCCACTACGATGTAGTACAAGTGTCCTGTTGAATCTATCTTCGGTTCCGAGGAGGAGAACGAGCAAGAACgagacagaaaaaaaaattatctacACTGCAAGGTTTCTGCGATGAAAGGAATGGTTGGGTAACTGGGTTCAAGATTGGAGCGTGAACCCGGTGCGAAAACGATGGAAAGATGACTTGTTGCGGGGAGAACGAACAGAACAGCCGTCGCcggcggaggggcggcaggTCAGAAGAGGTTGAGGACCTCGCGGATGGTGGCGTTGCAGAGcgggcagcggccgcggccggcgcggagctcgcgggcgcaggcgcggcAGAAGGTGTGGCCGCAGGGGATGAAGGCCGCGCCCTTGCCCCGCGCCACGCACACGCAGCCCCGCCCGCccacgcccccgccgccgcccttctccttctccttctcctccggCGCGTCGTCGTCCTCCGCGTCCACGCGCTTCCAgtgcccgccggcggcgcgggcggcccaCTGCTGCTCCGTCCGCTCCAGCAGCGCCATCAGGGACACCCTCTCCCCCCGCGCGGCCTCCTCTGGCGCCGGCGCTGGCTCCGCGGCGACCGTGCGTCCCGTCGCGGGGCAGACGCCGCGGCGTGCGGACGCGGCGGCAGGAGCGCGGTCCCCGTCCGCGTCGCGGATGACGTCGAGCAGCGTgcggcgcctcctcgccgcgcgtTCGCCTTGGCCGTTGCCGTCGCGCAGCTTGAGGAGGTCCCGGAGGTTGGACGACGCAGCGAGCTGCTCGGCCAGCGTCACTCCGCGCCGCGGTCGCGCCCGCGCCTCCATCCCTCGCTTCGCCTTCGCGCGCACCACCAACTGGACTGGAGGGAGTCGCTGACGCCGCCTGCTGGCGCGGCCACCCGCTATCCGGTTTATACCGTCGTGACCGGTTCCTTCCTGTTCGCTTTGGCGGCCCCGCTCGCTCGGGCTCTTGTGTTCGAGGCGCGAGGCGTCGGGCGCGCCCGCGCGGTCTCGGGCGCCACTTGGCGACCGCGCGCGCTCGGCTCGGCCGGCCGCGACCGCGCGGACTTTTGTGTGGGCTGGCGGCTGGATGACCGATGACCTGACCGACCGATCGACTGGctagcggctgcggctgcggtcgCGGGCTGCCGTTGCCTTGCCTCGTGATGGGACACACACCGATCACGGATGGGTGGGTGGATCATGGATGGGCTggagccgcgcgcgcgcgccaggaGCTGTCTACTTTTCTGGCCGTTTGGCACGGGGGTGTCGGGCCGTTTCAGGTTGGTGCGTcgaccggggcggcggcgagcggcggtcgCAGGGACGTTCAGGTTCAGGTCGCAGTCGTCCAGCACCGAACGGGATCCTCACCTGGGACGGAGCCGCACCGCAAGCCCTGGTGTGCTCTGATCGCGTTCCTCGCGCCGCCGGGTTCCTGGTCTGCTTCTGCCGGGGTTTCGACGGATCCGGCAAGCAGGGAGACGTGAGTCGAGTAACAGTGAGCCGAATAGCCGATGCCGAGCGGCACAGCTTCAGGCACGCCAGCGGTAACTCGCTGCGGCGCTGCCCTTTACGCTACCATTTTGCTTGGCGCAGTTGCAAGCCAGTCAAGCTGGACATCCGCAACGTTTGTTCGTTACGCTGCGATCCAACGTACCAGCACTACTAGGACTTTTGAATAAGCTGCCAGGTTGCAAACTCTGAAACCATGATTACAAGAACAAATTTATAACGAATCTGAATATATATGATGAAAAGGATTCTCAGATACAACTGCCTCCGGGTGACAAGGGTGAAAACAGCTCTGCGACAATTGCAACTACGGGATAGAGAGAGGCTTAACACGTTACAGTATACGCCCCCATCACTCAAAATTTAGGGGCAGCAATGTACCAAGGAAATGTATCGCGCCGAACGATTTAACAAAACCCTGCCAATTTTGACCAATCTCCACACCACCACCTATgtgttctcaaaaaaaaagaaagaaagaaaagatatgGCTGTAGGGGAGTATGAAAAGTTTTGAAGTTTTGCTGTTCAAGTCCACTTGTGAAAATCTCTTCGACCGAGGAAATGAATGGTACTGAAGCCACCTGGGGGCCATGGAGCGACTCAACCGAAGGAACAAAATGGACTTGGTCGATAGCTACATTAGTATGCAGACTCATTGGGCTGTGCCCACCAACATGGTGTTTCCCGCCTCCCAGTTTGCCCCCCTGATAAACGACTAATTGATGAATGGGCTGACAGAGATCTTATCTTAGTCGGCCACCCTCTCATAGAACAGAATGTAAGCCTCGCAGTTCAGAACTTCCTCCAGAGAGGCTTCTCTCACTTGTCCATCGCTTGCGTAAAACCAAGACTTTGAGCCACTGCTCTGCTGCTGCCAACCTCCAATCTTGGCAGCTCTCACGTATGCAACATAATGACCACCTGTCATGGTTCCCAAGTGCTCGACAACACCAACAAGACGATAAGCAGTGTTGTTGTTCTCCTTACATCTGCAGGTAACAGAAAATAGTGATGAACAGGCCAATCACAAGGCTGCAAAGAAGTGAAAGAACTGTTGCTGCTGATATAGAATCACAAGATTCACAATCATGCCCCACTCCTATCACATAGAATCACAAGATTATAGAAGAAGCAATGATCGTCAAGGTCTCATCCAAAGGTTAGAATCACAAATTATAATTGTGCAGGCAGTAAGTATAGAATTTTGCTCCACGTTATGCTAAGTCAAAAGAATATGAATGCATGCACACTTGTTTGGTTAGCAAAGATGGGAAGCTGGAACATGAagatttcttttcttctctttcttagGGGCGCACGCGTGTGCCCACAAAAACCTGATGCACACACTTGAGAAGAAATTGCATGCCAATGCTACATCCCATTCTATATAAtttaaaaaatcagaaaaaatggATAGTTTATTTACTATTATACTGTGCACACATATTTTCGTTTTGTCAATTTGCAGTGGTATGCTAAAAACCCGAAAGAAGTAGCCCCTTTGTATCATTAACATGcttttgcaaataaataaaaaagataaaatacTTCAAACCAAAATCATGTTACTCTATGAGTTGCAATAGATAAACCTTGATAAAAAAGATTGATGTTTAACTCTTTCTTTCATGGATAGGAGCATGAAAGCTTTGAATCAGACAATAAGACAGCAAGCAATCAGCAATTATCTTTCCATCATTCTATGCAGAAAATCCTAGCACATTACATAATTTTAAACCTAGGAGGGACATGATCTAAAATTTATGGCATGGCCATGGCTATCTACTTCTTAGCAATCATCAATAAGAAAAGCCACTCTAATTTCTTcataagaagaaaagaaaattatgaaaaaaagaaacaacCTGCATTCAATTGAATCAGATCAGTAATGTGGTTATTTGGATAACAAGGGTGAGGTGTTGTGTATGAGGAACCAGCACTTTGGAATGTACCAGCAAAGCAtgacaccatttttttttctcacagTACGTGTATATGCATGTTACTTGCAAGAGTATTATTAGTTGATTAGACACTATAAATGATTAGCAGGTAAAGTATATACTCATGATGCCTTCACCATGTGGCCAGTAGGAATAAAGTTGTAACGAATTGCAGGAAAGCAGAGAATAATTGACTGATTGAAGGAAAAAATAGATAGATTCAGAAGTATACAGTACCTTGGGTCCATGAATGGCTGTATATCAAGCATCTCCTTAAAGCACACGTGCCCTTTCAGTTTCTTATATCGACCATGGGAATCCTGGCTGAATCTGTTCAAGTTAATTGTCAATACAGGTGGAGCCTTGCTTATAAGAATTCTTCTCATTGCAGCTCTGAAAACCTTTGTCTCATCCTCTTTCTTCTTATTTTGGCTATCTTCCAATTGCTGTGCCTTGCCAACCATCTTCATTCGCTTCCTCCTGCCTTGATTCCTTGTGATGACATCTTCATTATCTTTTGCACTCTGCAAGGTTTTTTGTGCATCCGATGGAAGGCTACTAGAAACAACTTCTTCAGCACCACCAACACGTTCAGCTTCTACGTTGTTAGTTGCACTGAAAGACACAGAATCACTATCACAACTCACTGGTGCACTTGTAGAATCAGCGGTTATATCCACATTATGTCCATCATTAAACTGGATATCCGCATCATGTTGTTGCTTATTCAAAGATGAGGACTCCAGTTCTAAGCTTCTCAAATCCACACCCTGTTCCTTATCGTCAGTCTGACTATTTGACGGTTCAGTCTTCTCAACTGTGAACGCTGCAACAGTTCTCTGTGTAGTAGTATTTTCTGTGTCTGGAAAATTACCATTACAGTTTTGTTCAGGGTCAGCCAAAGAAGGATTCACACATCCTCCTTCCTTGCAATGTATACCAGAATGTAAATTGTCAGAGCAATCATCAGTTGCCATAACCTGATCAATGTCCTTTTTGCAACCATCAGTATTCATAACCTGATCAATGTCCTCTTTGCTGCACCTCATGATCAACTCCTCGCCATCTTGTCTTACATCACCACCGGCCATCATCTCCTCACCATCCTTTATTTCAGCACCATCCTTCATCTCCACGACATTTTTTGCTTCATCAGCGCTTAGGCGTGCAGCATTAGTACAGTGCTCACACAACCATGGTTCAGATAGTAGCTCTGGTTCAGTATACAAAGCCAAGCAGCCCTCAACTGATACAGGAGCATTACTATCATCTACCTCATCATCAGCACTATTACTACTCCAAGCCATCACATCAATGTCTTCAGCTTTACCattttctttcttgacttcAGAAGTAACTTCTGGTTCATTGAACATATCACCAATACCATAGTCATCTTGCTCTACATCTCCACCATATGCAGGTTGAATATTATTTTCCGTTACTGGAGAAACATCTGGAGAAGGAACGACACATGCTGAATTCTGTGAATTTTCTATGGTTTCATCCATTTCCTTGGCAGTGGTACCGAATTCTTTATAAGGAAGTAAGATAACAGGCTGCAAGAGGGGAGCATCATCAACAGTGTTCTCACCTGAGTGCTCAGAACCCAAGATCTGCTCTTTAGGTAGGGCATCATCCTGAGGGTGTAAAGGATCATGTGCAGCATCCCTACTTTCCCAAATCTGTCCTGCTTCAGTAGAATCTGCAGAATCAAGAATCTCAGATTTTGTTTCGTCTGCATCGGCAAGGTAATCCAACCAGCATATGCTATCCACCGCATTTGAAGTGGCCTTTTGTTCTATATTAGACACAGAAGCACATGACTCACTGCAGATAGAGGGCTCTGGCTCTTTCTCGCTGACTACCTGTTTGAGTTCTGAATCAGGAATTTGGGAATTGTTGCACGCAGTAATTGTTTGAATCTGTTCTTTATTACTCTCCACTGAAGGAGATGCTCGAGCAGGAGTCTTCCCATATCTGCGACTTTTGTTCCTATCTCGTATGGACTGTTTGATCTTCTTTGCAGGTGGGGATGAAACACTCTTGGTAGGAGGCCTCCGTGATGGAACTGGGAGTGAGAGATCAAGGAATTGATCGTGTTTCACAGAACTGTGTGAGCATTCTGTGCTGGACACAGTACTAGACAGCTGACCCCCAAAGATGGAGTCGACAATTGTGGGGACCCCTGCATCTGAAGCTTCTTCCACTAGCTTCCGTGCATCAGTTTCCtcagtgcgtaaaccatcaagAAAACAGCGGAGTAATTCATGGCTATCCTGCATCTGGTAGCCCCTGAACTGTGGATATTTTGAGCAAATGCTTGAGAAGAGATTCTTCGGGCTAAGTGCCCCTCCTGCATGGTTTGAAGCACTTGTCTCTGCAAAGAGCTTTTTCAGTGACATAGCAAGTGCTCCTGTAGGAACATCTGGTCCTAACATCTTCCTACGCAACCTATCAAGAGCAAGGAGGTTCTGCAGCACTGCATTGAAGAAGCATGTGTTTCCAAGATTTGGCAGCCCTTTGATCACATTAGCATGAGGGTTAACCAAACCTGATGAATCAGTATCCTCAATACCAACCACCTTAGCATCCACTACTTCTGCCACAACTGTCTCTAATTTGGGCATCTCAATTGGCACCTCCTTTTCACATGACAAGCAATAAGCAACTGTTGGGTCATCATACCTTGCAGCCCACCAATGCCGGTCCTGCTTAGCATGCCGTCTGGCATGGCCATAGGGCTTGGTATCCTCTACTGCACCACCACAAAAATGCCGACCACAGTCCAAGCAGACCCACATATCGCTTTTCTCAGCCTTTGCCTGTGCCTTGGCAGCAGCGCCTTTGGAGGcgcctcctttcttcttcttcccaccTTTCTCCTTGCTTCCAGCACCGCCTTTCTTTCTCGGGGCATCCTCCCGACAATGCTCGCACGACGCAACGTGCTTGGAAGACAAGATCTCCAGGAGGACCTTGTCCAAATGGGCACTGTCGCGGCTGTAGTGGCCGCAATGCTCCCTGCCACTGGCCGACGCAGTTGCTTCTTCTGCTGAGAGGCTTGCGTCCTGCAATGCCGCATCGCCAGGTCCAACATCTGAGGATGAGGCTGAAGGACCCCGTTCCTGCGCTTTACGCAGGTTCTTCGGCTTAGCCTTCACCTTCTTCCCCATCAATACTGGATAGGGGCAGAATCAGCCAGGCGCATGCGGGGGTTCAAAACCCCCCAAAGCCTATCTCTGCAAAACGAACTGCAACCACAAGTCGTGTAATCTTCCCCCCAAGCAGAAGAACCTAACCAGACCAAACCAAAGATGGACGGATTAGCGACAAATTGAATGAAGAGAAAGAAGAATACGATTGCTCTGTCACAGAAAAGAAGAGATCCCTAGACGAGCTGCATGAACAAAGCCATCTTAAACAACTAGTGCCCCTTACCAACGAAAGAAATCGAACCAAGCCCGGATGGATCTGCCCTCCGCTACTGTCCAGCACCAGTAGAGGACGGGGGAGAGGGCGCGGGCGACGCCCCTCTACTTCAGAAGGCTTCGGAGGACGTCCTGGCTGGTTGTgtcccgtcgccggcggcgaggacgccggCGATGAGGCACAGGAAATAGGCGGCGGTAGAATAGGAACTGACGAGAGAGAGCAAGGAGGGGGCAAAGGAAAGCTCCCTTAAGTTTGCAGCTTTCCCGTTTTACCCTCGGATAGGGTTTTGGTGTCCGACTCGAAACTGGGCCCGGTTCTCTTCAAACCGGTTGCTCTTCAAGCAGGGTTTGGGGGCCGAGTTCTCCTTCTACCCCCGCGTGCTTCGCCGGAGTAGGTGCGGTGGCTGGTGGTGGCAACGACCACAGCAAGGAGAAGGCTGACGTGGGGGTgatggccacggcgagggggAGGATGCGGTCCGGTAGTGCTGCAGGTCGGCGGCGAATTGAAGAGAGGCGAAGGGAGTACAAGGTATGGGGCGGTCGAACCGGCACTGTGGTGCCCGGTGGAGGTCAATGGCGGGGGTGGAGGGAAAGTGGCGCCGGCTTGCAGTACGCGGCGGGTGCGCAGCACGggataggcggcggcggcggggcttgggagggggcggcggtgaTTGGGATCGGCCGGGGTGGGGAAACGGGGACTGGGATGGATTTGGGTGGGTGGGTTGGCGTGACAGCAATCTGACGGCCGTGCGGGTGGGAGCGGCTGGATCGGACTCCACACCGCGGCGCCCTCACCTTGCTTGTTTGCCCTGCCCCTGCTTGCATCATCAGCTTGCTTAGCCTTCCTGCACCGCTGTGCCTGCTTCAAGGGGGCTGGCGCCAGAGCTCATGGTCATGGGGATAGGGGTTGGGTCTCTGGAAGCGGCACTGGTGGAGGAAAAGAGAGTGAGCGGCGAGAGAGGCGCTACCTCAGGTCCACCTCCCTTCGCCACCGCTCTTGTTTGCTATGAACACGCGCGGCACGCTTCATTTGGAAAGAGAAAGAGGGAGGCAGTTTTGGTCTGCTGGTTTTGGCATTTAGGGTGAAAAGGAGGATGCAACGATTAAAGGAAGTAGCCGAGAAGTAACGGAAAAGGCAAGAAAAGTTGGATTTAACATGCTGAGAGGGTGCAGAGAATTGGGGAATTGAGCTACAACTCGAGATAGATCTGGGGAGAAGCGATCTCCTTTCGTCGTCATacctccttgcct
This window contains:
- the LOC120695785 gene encoding uncharacterized protein LOC120695785; translated protein: MEARARPRRGVTLAEQLAASSNLRDLLKLRDGNGQGERAARRRRTLLDVIRDADGDRAPAAASARRGVCPATGRTVAAEPAPAPEEAARGERVSLMALLERTEQQWAARAAGGHWKRVDAEDDDAPEEKEKEKGGGGGVGGRGCVCVARGKGAAFIPCGHTFCRACARELRAGRGRCPLCNATIREVLNLF
- the LOC120695786 gene encoding ubiquitin carboxyl-terminal hydrolase 16-like isoform X2 gives rise to the protein MGKKVKAKPKNLRKAQERGPSASSSDVGPGDAALQDASLSAEEATASASGREHCGHYSRDSAHLDKVLLEILSSKHVASCEHCREDAPRKKGGAGSKEKGGKKKKGGASKGAAAKAQAKAEKSDMWVCLDCGRHFCGGAVEDTKPYGHARRHAKQDRHWWAARYDDPTVAYCLSCEKEVPIEMPKLETVVAEVVDAKVVGIEDTDSSGLVNPHANVIKGLPNLGNTCFFNAVLQNLLALDRLRRKMLGPDVPTGALAMSLKKLFAETSASNHAGGALSPKNLFSSICSKYPQFRGYQMQDSHELLRCFLDGLRTEETDARKLVEEASDAGVPTIVDSIFGGQLSSTVSSTECSHSSVKHDQFLDLSLPVPSRRPPTKSVSSPPAKKIKQSIRDRNKSRRYGKTPARASPSVESNKEQIQTITACNNSQIPDSELKQVVSEKEPEPSICSESCASVSNIEQKATSNAVDSICWLDYLADADETKSEILDSADSTEAGQIWESRDAAHDPLHPQDDALPKEQILGSEHSDVSPVTENNIQPAYGGDVEQDDYGIGDMFNEPEVTSEVKKENGKAEDIDVMAWSSNSADDEVDDSNAPVSVEGCLALYTEPELLSEPWLCEHCTNAARLSADEAKNVVEMKDGAEIKDGEEMMAGGDVRQDGEELIMRCSKEDIDQVMNTDGCKKDIDQVMATDDCSDNLHSGIHCKEGGCVNPSLADPEQNCNGNFPDTENTTTQRTVAAFTVEKTEPSNSQTDDKEQGVDLRSLELESSSLNKQQHDADIQFNDGHNVDITADSTSAPVSCDSDSVSFSATNNVEAERVGGAEEVVSSSLPSDAQKTLQSAKDNEDVITRNQGRRKRMKMVGKAQQLEDSQNKKKEDETKVFRAAMRRILISKAPPVLTINLNRFSQDSHGRYKKLKGHVCFKEMLDIQPFMDPRCKENNNTAYRLVGVVEHLGTMTGGHYVAYVRAAKIGGWQQQSSGSKSWFYASDGQVREASLEEVLNCEAYILFYERVAD
- the LOC120695786 gene encoding ubiquitin carboxyl-terminal hydrolase 2-like isoform X1, whose protein sequence is MGKKVKAKPKNLRKAQERGPSASSSDVGPGDAALQDASLSAEEATASASGREHCGHYSRDSAHLDKVLLEILSSKHVASCEHCREDAPRKKGGAGSKEKGGKKKKGGASKGAAAKAQAKAEKSDMWVCLDCGRHFCGGAVEDTKPYGHARRHAKQDRHWWAARYDDPTVAYCLSCEKEVPIEMPKLETVVAEVVDAKVVGIEDTDSSGLVNPHANVIKGLPNLGNTCFFNAVLQNLLALDRLRRKMLGPDVPTGALAMSLKKLFAETSASNHAGGALSPKNLFSSICSKYPQFRGYQMQDSHELLRCFLDGLRTEETDARKLVEEASDAGVPTIVDSIFGGQLSSTVSSTECSHSSVKHDQFLDLSLPVPSRRPPTKSVSSPPAKKIKQSIRDRNKSRRYGKTPARASPSVESNKEQIQTITACNNSQIPDSELKQVVSEKEPEPSICSESCASVSNIEQKATSNAVDSICWLDYLADADETKSEILDSADSTEAGQIWESRDAAHDPLHPQDDALPKEQILGSEHSGENTVDDAPLLQPVILLPYKEFGTTAKEMDETIENSQNSACVVPSPDVSPVTENNIQPAYGGDVEQDDYGIGDMFNEPEVTSEVKKENGKAEDIDVMAWSSNSADDEVDDSNAPVSVEGCLALYTEPELLSEPWLCEHCTNAARLSADEAKNVVEMKDGAEIKDGEEMMAGGDVRQDGEELIMRCSKEDIDQVMNTDGCKKDIDQVMATDDCSDNLHSGIHCKEGGCVNPSLADPEQNCNGNFPDTENTTTQRTVAAFTVEKTEPSNSQTDDKEQGVDLRSLELESSSLNKQQHDADIQFNDGHNVDITADSTSAPVSCDSDSVSFSATNNVEAERVGGAEEVVSSSLPSDAQKTLQSAKDNEDVITRNQGRRKRMKMVGKAQQLEDSQNKKKEDETKVFRAAMRRILISKAPPVLTINLNRFSQDSHGRYKKLKGHVCFKEMLDIQPFMDPRCKENNNTAYRLVGVVEHLGTMTGGHYVAYVRAAKIGGWQQQSSGSKSWFYASDGQVREASLEEVLNCEAYILFYERVAD